The sequence ATGCCGCCTTTGCCCGTTTGCGGTGCCCGATATGCGCATCGGGTGATAAATCGCCCTCGCGCCTATCGACCGCGGCACTTCCTCGCCCTCCCTTTTTCCGCCGCAGGCGGCGGTCGGGCTCGTCACCCCTCAGAGGGAGGCAAGGCCGCCGGCGGAGTATCCGTTTCCGAAGGGGCGGGGTACTGCCGCGTCACCTGCGCCGGAGCCGCCGCGAAGCCCTACTTCGAGTTCGCGCTCGTCGGGCTGAAGAAGCTCGCCGAGGCGTTCCCCGAAAACGTGAGGGTCGCGGATTTCCGCGAAAGCGAGGAGTTTTATTGAGCCGTATCGGAAAGATGCTGAAAAAGGAATACGACGCCGCCGACGGGATCGCGAAGACGATACTCGAAGCCGTCGAGGACGGGAGCTTCCGGCAGGAGACGCAGTGCGTCGACGGGAGTTCTCGGACAAGCGTCGACGTCAAGCAGCTCGGCGAGGCGGTCAAGGCGCTCAAAGGTATCGAGGAGCTCAAGCGCGCGATCGCCGGCGGGCGCGAAACGGATCCCGTCGGCGTGATAGAGATAGCGGAGAGGGAGGCGGGCTAGCCCTGCGGGCAGTGAAATTGCCGCTGTCGCGGCAGTGAAATTATGCCTTCGGCAAGCTAAATTGCCGACTGCGTCGGCAGCTAAATTGACGCTTCGCGTCAGCGAAGGAACAAATCGGCTGCGCCGATTTGAATAATTCAAATTGCCGTAGGCAATTTGTTCATTTGCTCGCGGCTTGCCGCGAATTTAGCTTGCCGAAGGCAAATTTAGCTGATGCAGAGCATCAATTTAGCTTGCCCGAAGGGCAAATTTAGCTCCGCTTGCGGCGCACGCGGCTCCGCCCGGAATGACATAGGAAAAGGAGTTGGGGAAGAGGCGGAGATTTTCGGATGATTTGCGGCGCGGAAGGACGACGGCTAGGCTATTTGCCTGCCGAGGACGACAAGCCGCAAAGCGCCGAAAAGAACGCCTCAACAGTATGAGAAACGTTATATGGACCCCGCAACCTAAACAAGCCGCCTTCATGCGGCGGACGGAATACGAGGCGCTTTACGGCGGAGCCGCCGGCGGCGGCAAGAGCGAGGCGCTCGTCATGGAGGCGCTGCGGCAGATACGCTTCCCGCACTACAAGGGGCTGATACTCCGCAAGACCTACCCCCAGCTCTCCGAGCTGATCGAGAAGTCGCTTTACTACTATCCCCGCGCCGTGCCGACCGCGCGTTTCAACGCCTCCGAGCACTACTGGACCTTCCCCTCCGGCGCGAAGATCGTCTTCGGCGCGATGCAGCGGCCCGAGGACCGCGTGAAGTATCAGGGCAAGAGCTTCGACTACGTCGCGTTCGACGAGCTGACGCACTTCACCTGGGAGGAATACTCCTATATGTTCTCGCGCAACCGCGCCAACGGCCCCGGCACCGTCGGATACGTCCGCGCGACCGCCAACCCCGGCGGCGTCGGACACGGCTGGGTGAAGGCGAGGTTCATCACCCCCGCGCCGCCCGCCACGACGATAACCGAATCCGTCGAGGCGCGTATGCCGGACGGCAGCGTAAAGACGTTTCCGCGCAGCCGCGTATTCATAAATTCAACGGTTTTCGACAACTTCGCGCTGCTGAAGAACGATCCCGACTACGTCGGGCGGCTCGCTATGCTGCCTCCCGCCGAGAAGGCGGCGCTGCTCTACGGCGACTGGGACTCCTTCAGCGGGCAGGTCTTCGCGGAGTGGCGCGACGACCCCGCGGGCTACGAAACGCGCCGCGGCACGCACGTCATCGCGCCCTTCGCGATACCGAAAGCGTGGAGCGTCTACCGCGGGTTCGACTTCGGCTACGCCAAGCCGTTCTCGGTCGGGTGGTACGCCGTCGACGGCGACCGCCGCGTTTACCGCGTGCGCGAGCTTTACGGCTGCGCCGGCGCGCCCAACGTCGGCGTGCGCTGGGAGCCGAGCCGCATCGCCGAGGAGATCAAGGCGGCGGAGGCGTCCGACCCGAACCTGAAGGGGCGGTATATACACGGGATCGCCGACCCGTCCATCTTCGACGAGAGCCGCGGCGACAGCGTCGCTTCGCTGATGGAGCGGCGCGGCGTTTACTTCGACCGCGGCGACAACACCCGCATCGCGGGCAAGATGCAGCTCCACGACCGCCTCGCCTTCGACGAACGCGGCGAGCCGGGGTTTTACGTCTTCAACACCTGCCGCAATTTCATCAGGACGCTCCCGTCGCTGACCTATTCGAGCGTCGACCCCGAGGACGTCGACACCTCGCAGGAGGACCACGCCTACGACGAGTGCCGCTACGTGCTCATGGCCGGGCCGATCGCGTCCTCCGTTTCCCCGCGGCCGAAGGCGAAGCCGTATTCGCCGCTGGAC comes from Clostridia bacterium and encodes:
- a CDS encoding terminase family protein, whose protein sequence is MRNVIWTPQPKQAAFMRRTEYEALYGGAAGGGKSEALVMEALRQIRFPHYKGLILRKTYPQLSELIEKSLYYYPRAVPTARFNASEHYWTFPSGAKIVFGAMQRPEDRVKYQGKSFDYVAFDELTHFTWEEYSYMFSRNRANGPGTVGYVRATANPGGVGHGWVKARFITPAPPATTITESVEARMPDGSVKTFPRSRVFINSTVFDNFALLKNDPDYVGRLAMLPPAEKAALLYGDWDSFSGQVFAEWRDDPAGYETRRGTHVIAPFAIPKAWSVYRGFDFGYAKPFSVGWYAVDGDRRVYRVRELYGCAGAPNVGVRWEPSRIAEEIKAAEASDPNLKGRYIHGIADPSIFDESRGDSVASLMERRGVYFDRGDNTRIAGKMQLHDRLAFDERGEPGFYVFNTCRNFIRTLPSLTYSSVDPEDVDTSQEDHAYDECRYVLMAGPIASSVSPRPKAKPYSPLDEGEQGRYEWLKL